The following are encoded together in the Dermacoccus nishinomiyaensis genome:
- a CDS encoding zinc ABC transporter permease, whose amino-acid sequence MSSVYSPAHEAARQALKEEQQTPIERRLDRVGKSVASWWGPIVVVDFLFGVSLIVVMWTFKAGFPGGVITAAAMVMYGAFRRALVRVKWGGILLLVMFGLLAFLAVESQHNGMPWLQRDFKFFLILLAAAVIATGRINVRSLIIGGMVGAILNVPVYYLHLTPDFYPPYLTGFYGDKNVAGMYYALWGCLGLSVLPKRWHRWWIAASFVLLFLTGSRTSLAAYGAGLAWMYLRPRTGVTFRLGLGAIGYFILKYLMENLSQSSAFGDRKGDDWFRHQIEEAMTAKTHVTPWYGLGLNQGKVLLGGVREAFFHNSYQQAFVEGGWPFLLIVIIAFMVIGLGIFDRRVVIPPVLLRLEGSVVVLLVCAWKLGEVFMTLGAFIILGMCMAHRLGVPRSIFRDAVPAHLQASSAQPLRAGSQVPATERAPRTYLQEQQDVDVPV is encoded by the coding sequence ATGAGTTCTGTCTATTCTCCGGCCCACGAGGCCGCCCGGCAGGCGCTCAAGGAGGAGCAGCAGACACCGATCGAGCGTCGCCTCGACCGCGTCGGCAAGAGCGTCGCCTCGTGGTGGGGGCCGATCGTCGTCGTGGACTTCCTTTTCGGGGTGTCGCTGATCGTCGTCATGTGGACCTTCAAGGCAGGGTTTCCCGGTGGCGTCATCACCGCTGCAGCCATGGTCATGTACGGCGCATTCCGTCGAGCTCTCGTCAGGGTCAAGTGGGGCGGCATCCTGCTTCTCGTCATGTTCGGCCTGTTGGCATTTCTCGCCGTGGAATCACAGCACAATGGCATGCCCTGGCTGCAACGGGACTTCAAGTTCTTCTTGATTCTTCTGGCGGCTGCAGTGATCGCGACGGGGCGAATCAATGTTCGCTCCCTCATCATCGGCGGCATGGTCGGGGCCATCCTGAATGTGCCCGTGTACTACCTGCATCTCACGCCTGATTTCTACCCGCCCTATCTCACGGGTTTCTATGGAGACAAGAACGTGGCGGGCATGTATTACGCGCTATGGGGGTGCCTTGGGCTCAGTGTCCTGCCCAAGCGCTGGCATCGTTGGTGGATAGCGGCTTCATTCGTCCTGCTCTTCTTAACCGGGTCGCGGACCTCACTCGCGGCGTATGGCGCAGGCCTGGCCTGGATGTACCTGCGCCCCCGTACGGGCGTTACGTTCAGACTCGGTCTTGGCGCGATCGGCTACTTCATCCTTAAGTACCTGATGGAAAACCTCAGCCAGTCGAGTGCCTTCGGTGACCGCAAGGGTGACGACTGGTTTCGCCACCAGATCGAGGAGGCCATGACAGCAAAGACGCACGTCACTCCTTGGTACGGCCTCGGTTTGAATCAGGGAAAAGTGCTCCTCGGAGGCGTCCGCGAGGCCTTCTTCCACAACTCGTATCAGCAGGCGTTCGTCGAGGGCGGCTGGCCCTTCTTGCTCATCGTGATCATCGCTTTCATGGTCATCGGACTAGGGATCTTCGATCGGCGTGTAGTCATTCCTCCGGTCCTTCTCAGGTTGGAGGGTTCAGTCGTGGTGCTGCTCGTGTGCGCCTGGAAACTGGGGGAGGTTTTCATGACACTGGGAGCTTTCATCATTCTCGGAATGTGCATGGCCCACCGATTGGGCGTTCCGCGCTCGATCTTCCGCGATGCCGTTCCGGCGCACCTGCAAGCCAGCTCGGCGCAGCCACTACGTGCTGGTTCGCAGGTACCCGCGACGGAACGGGCCCCGCGTACCTACCTCCAAGAACAGCAGGACGTCGATGTTCCCGTGTGA
- a CDS encoding PqqD family protein yields MRWQRPAGLATLLDDDVLWVLTSSQGRIVRLDAVGATIWKCAIGAPDADAVIEELARTNDWEPHVIREHVVHFIDDLVARGLLERCES; encoded by the coding sequence ATGAGGTGGCAACGGCCCGCCGGTCTCGCAACGTTGCTGGACGATGACGTGCTGTGGGTGCTCACGAGCAGCCAGGGCCGCATCGTCCGCCTCGACGCAGTCGGTGCCACCATCTGGAAATGCGCGATCGGCGCCCCCGACGCTGACGCCGTCATCGAAGAACTAGCCCGGACGAACGATTGGGAACCCCACGTGATCAGAGAACACGTCGTGCACTTCATCGACGACCTGGTCGCCCGCGGCCTGCTCGAGAGGTGCGAATCATGA
- a CDS encoding nucleotidyltransferase family protein translates to MTEVNDAEHPTVPSHVRLELVHAYMQIVADACGADILHVKGAAIHPELSDGRRGSLDVDILVRPDHVDLLLAEMQERGWKRVTGFEEGSAFGHAMNLSHPLGMVDLHRKWPGFEVSPEDAFEALWAEREQHDIADVACTVPSLPAQRLILLLHYGRSGGQRAGDLERGWNEADGATREALVALSHRFRADLALAAATGNLDAYRSDPGYRLWHYFSRGTGGRFEEWWGRWNAAQGAGEKARVIRAFLIVNDDLLRAQLGREPSTRDYVDAYLERLRHAGDDVRRLVTRVGEGSGRERERRDAGTCTEPSGEGES, encoded by the coding sequence ATGACCGAGGTGAACGACGCGGAGCACCCGACGGTGCCGTCGCACGTGCGTCTCGAACTCGTGCACGCCTACATGCAGATCGTCGCTGACGCCTGCGGCGCAGACATCCTGCACGTCAAGGGGGCCGCCATCCATCCCGAACTGAGCGACGGACGACGCGGATCGCTCGACGTCGACATCCTCGTGCGCCCCGACCACGTCGACCTGCTGCTGGCCGAGATGCAGGAGCGCGGATGGAAGCGCGTCACCGGCTTCGAGGAGGGCTCGGCGTTCGGGCACGCGATGAACCTCTCTCACCCCCTCGGCATGGTCGACCTGCATCGCAAGTGGCCCGGTTTCGAGGTGAGCCCCGAGGACGCGTTCGAGGCGCTGTGGGCCGAGCGGGAGCAGCACGACATCGCCGACGTGGCGTGCACCGTGCCGTCCCTGCCCGCCCAGCGACTCATCCTCCTGCTCCACTACGGTCGCAGTGGCGGTCAGCGGGCCGGAGATCTCGAGCGCGGGTGGAACGAGGCCGATGGCGCCACACGCGAAGCTCTCGTCGCGCTGTCGCATCGCTTCCGCGCCGATCTGGCGCTCGCGGCGGCGACCGGCAACCTCGACGCCTACCGCTCCGACCCCGGATACCGGTTGTGGCACTACTTCTCGCGGGGTACTGGCGGGCGCTTCGAGGAGTGGTGGGGGCGCTGGAACGCCGCCCAAGGGGCCGGCGAGAAGGCGCGCGTCATCCGGGCCTTCCTCATCGTCAACGACGACCTGCTGCGCGCCCAACTCGGGCGTGAGCCCTCCACGCGGGACTACGTCGACGCCTACCTCGAGCGGCTGCGTCACGCGGGGGACGACGTGCGACGGTTGGTGACCCGCGTGGGCGAGGGATCCGGGCGCGAACGCGAGCGCCGCGATGCGGGCACGTGCACCGAGCCGAGCGGCGAGGGGGAGTCATGA
- a CDS encoding NAD-dependent epimerase/dehydratase family protein, producing the protein MHIIITGGAGFIGQYLAARLVDAGHEVTALDNLSEQVHADAEASRRRFPGLVIEGDVADAAAWAGLPRADAIVHLAAETGTGQSMYEQDRYRRVNVDGTRLAGDTARSWGVPLIAMSSRAVYGEGRRACPEHGDRYGTVCCEQSTPAPSRESDPHHPVSVYGETKSEGEAALREHAAAIPVDIVRPQNVVGFGQALHNPYTGVLAAFLARLREGRPLSVYGDGTATRDFIHVSDVAALLAWLVEHPNEVGEVRVINSGTGVRTDLTELATFARDAAPTSTGEIEYVDVHRAGDIDHAVADLTFADSIGAPRPQMSSKDAIQDFIRRSWEVPGADSSAWDDALRELGDRGLTG; encoded by the coding sequence ATGCACATCATCATCACCGGTGGGGCCGGTTTCATTGGCCAATACCTCGCCGCGCGACTCGTCGACGCGGGTCACGAGGTCACGGCGCTCGACAACCTCAGCGAGCAGGTGCACGCGGATGCCGAGGCCAGCCGCCGGCGTTTTCCCGGGCTCGTCATCGAAGGGGATGTCGCTGACGCTGCGGCCTGGGCGGGCCTGCCCCGCGCAGACGCCATCGTGCACCTGGCCGCCGAAACCGGCACCGGCCAGTCGATGTACGAACAGGATCGCTACCGCCGCGTGAACGTCGACGGCACCCGGCTCGCAGGCGACACGGCTCGCAGCTGGGGCGTGCCCCTGATCGCCATGTCGTCGCGCGCGGTCTACGGGGAGGGCCGTCGCGCTTGCCCCGAACACGGTGACCGGTACGGAACGGTCTGCTGCGAACAGTCCACACCGGCGCCGTCGCGCGAGAGCGACCCGCACCACCCCGTCTCCGTGTACGGCGAGACGAAATCCGAGGGTGAAGCTGCGCTGCGCGAGCACGCGGCCGCCATCCCGGTCGACATCGTTCGCCCGCAGAACGTCGTCGGTTTCGGGCAGGCGCTACACAACCCCTACACGGGTGTGCTCGCCGCGTTCCTCGCCCGGTTGCGCGAGGGACGCCCGCTGTCCGTCTACGGTGACGGCACGGCCACGCGCGACTTCATCCACGTCAGCGACGTCGCGGCGCTGCTCGCCTGGCTCGTCGAACACCCGAACGAGGTGGGCGAGGTGCGGGTCATCAACTCCGGCACGGGGGTGCGCACCGACCTCACCGAGCTCGCGACGTTCGCGCGCGACGCCGCGCCGACGTCCACGGGCGAGATCGAATACGTCGACGTCCACCGGGCGGGCGACATCGACCACGCCGTCGCCGACCTCACCTTCGCCGACAGCATCGGCGCGCCGCGCCCCCAGATGTCTAGCAAGGACGCGATCCAGGATTTCATCCGCCGCTCGTGGGAGGTTCCGGGCGCGGACTCATCGGCGTGGGACGACGCGCTGCGGGAACTGGGCGACCGAGGGCTCACGGGCTGA
- a CDS encoding glycosyltransferase family 2 protein: MSAGISRLSWVREQAADLNRDARTVAGAALRRRRGPFAQQLRRVRPHLDIPPLPAAGGVWAIAMVKNESDIIDSTVRHLLEQGVENFLVMDNGSDDDTLEILRGLEQEIPGFHVGIDSEPAHYQGAKMTVLADAVRRAGATWVLPFDADEYWYGVDAPLVEVLGRTRASVVEARLHNVFPSVDGGWQVDDQPQHLSKVAFRAHPFVTMGEGNHDVARPGEWSTELRILHVPLRSYEQFKRKVTAGARALALTDLPAQTGNHWRQAQNASEDDLLEQWRHAQAGSVPAMGLVPQGHLRPAGGTLPPPWPDSGNLST, translated from the coding sequence ATGAGCGCGGGGATTTCGAGGCTGTCGTGGGTGCGTGAGCAGGCAGCCGACCTCAATCGCGATGCGCGTACGGTGGCCGGCGCGGCTCTTCGACGCCGTCGGGGGCCCTTCGCCCAGCAGCTGCGGCGCGTGCGTCCGCACCTGGACATCCCGCCCCTGCCCGCCGCCGGCGGCGTGTGGGCCATCGCGATGGTGAAGAACGAGTCCGACATCATCGACTCGACTGTCCGCCACCTGCTGGAGCAGGGCGTCGAGAACTTCCTCGTCATGGACAACGGCTCCGATGACGACACCCTAGAGATTCTGCGCGGGCTCGAACAGGAGATCCCCGGGTTCCACGTCGGGATCGACTCCGAACCCGCTCATTACCAGGGCGCGAAGATGACGGTGCTCGCCGACGCGGTCCGCCGCGCGGGCGCCACGTGGGTCCTCCCCTTCGACGCGGACGAGTACTGGTACGGCGTCGACGCTCCGCTCGTCGAGGTGCTGGGTCGCACCCGCGCCAGCGTCGTCGAGGCGCGGTTGCACAATGTCTTCCCGAGTGTCGACGGCGGCTGGCAGGTCGACGACCAGCCCCAGCACCTGTCGAAGGTGGCCTTCCGCGCCCACCCATTCGTCACAATGGGCGAGGGCAATCACGATGTCGCCCGCCCCGGCGAGTGGAGCACCGAGCTGCGGATCCTCCACGTCCCGCTGCGCTCGTACGAACAGTTCAAGCGCAAGGTGACGGCCGGCGCGCGAGCCCTCGCGCTCACGGATCTACCCGCGCAGACGGGCAACCACTGGCGTCAGGCGCAGAATGCGTCGGAGGACGACCTCCTCGAGCAGTGGCGCCACGCGCAGGCGGGTTCAGTGCCTGCGATGGGGCTTGTCCCGCAAGGGCACCTCCGGCCGGCGGGCGGGACGCTCCCCCCGCCGTGGCCCGACTCTGGCAACCTCAGTACGTGA
- a CDS encoding glycosyltransferase WbsX family protein — MAVRQATPQWLDASALGRLPDPLFPKAYGAFTRPRRSTTLILSLGGRPPRAVADTNSPWAASDVIDLSPQAPSDAVGSAAPGSWTAGRRVLSAINAGLLEGYETVVVTSSGALPPQGTLDVLEHSPFVGGVSNELAAASHENIKRANRILTRRHWPRVGPDAPIPTTFDFSCRAFVLRALAAIHLPPEEVPHDGQDEVFLALLGGLAAEAGAPFITTDDVTAPHASLEPPRVVPFYLPQFHPTPENDAWWGEGFTEWTNVASARPSFRGHRQPKLPRAFGFYDLRVDEVRQKQASMARDAGVAGLMYYHYWFAGDRLLDLPLARHIDQKTLDLPFCLMWANEDWTRSWDGDLSAVLKAQDYDRVPAAQFLDHALDLLRDHRYLSVDGKKVLAVYRPTSIPDFPDVAEAWRSAARAVGMDLHLLGVEYDRLTPEVLSSLDATMSFPPHSKKYVKADTTRMFVRRGFDGGIFSYLGLVEADVEALESIPDTHYPGVMPAWDNTPRRGLRGHLWIESNPFTFRRWLLAAAVAVQDRPHDDRIVFVNAWNEWAEGAILEPSTDAGTANLDAVRDIVGSRDRIQSFTVQATTD; from the coding sequence TTGGCTGTTCGGCAGGCCACCCCTCAGTGGCTCGACGCATCCGCCCTGGGCCGGTTGCCCGACCCACTGTTTCCCAAGGCCTACGGGGCCTTCACACGACCCCGACGCTCGACGACGCTCATCCTGAGCCTGGGCGGGAGGCCCCCTCGAGCGGTTGCCGACACCAACTCGCCATGGGCAGCGAGTGACGTCATCGACCTGTCTCCACAGGCGCCGTCCGATGCTGTCGGCAGCGCAGCCCCCGGGTCATGGACGGCTGGGCGCCGCGTCCTGAGTGCCATCAATGCCGGTCTCCTCGAGGGCTACGAAACCGTGGTCGTCACCAGCAGTGGCGCACTGCCGCCCCAGGGGACTCTGGATGTCCTGGAACACAGTCCCTTCGTCGGGGGTGTCTCGAACGAGCTCGCGGCTGCATCCCACGAGAACATCAAACGCGCGAACAGGATTCTCACGCGACGTCACTGGCCCCGTGTGGGGCCGGATGCCCCCATCCCGACCACTTTCGACTTCAGTTGCAGGGCCTTCGTTCTCCGAGCACTGGCAGCCATCCACCTGCCGCCGGAGGAGGTACCCCACGACGGGCAGGACGAGGTGTTTCTGGCTTTGCTGGGCGGCCTGGCCGCCGAGGCCGGCGCTCCGTTCATCACCACGGATGACGTCACCGCGCCGCATGCCTCACTCGAGCCCCCGCGCGTCGTACCTTTCTATCTCCCTCAGTTCCATCCGACCCCCGAGAACGACGCCTGGTGGGGCGAGGGATTCACCGAATGGACGAACGTCGCGTCTGCCCGCCCCAGCTTTCGGGGCCATCGTCAGCCGAAGCTGCCTCGCGCGTTCGGGTTCTACGACCTGCGTGTCGACGAGGTGCGGCAGAAGCAGGCAAGCATGGCGCGCGACGCCGGCGTGGCAGGCCTCATGTACTACCACTACTGGTTCGCGGGCGATCGCCTGCTCGACCTGCCCCTGGCACGTCACATCGATCAGAAGACCTTGGACCTCCCCTTCTGTCTCATGTGGGCCAACGAGGATTGGACCCGTAGCTGGGACGGGGATCTCAGCGCAGTGCTCAAGGCACAGGACTATGACCGGGTGCCGGCAGCGCAGTTTCTCGATCACGCACTCGACCTCCTGCGCGACCACCGGTATCTGAGCGTGGACGGCAAGAAAGTCTTGGCCGTCTATCGCCCCACGAGCATCCCCGATTTTCCGGACGTCGCCGAGGCGTGGCGTTCTGCGGCCCGCGCAGTCGGGATGGATCTGCACCTGCTCGGCGTCGAATACGATCGCCTCACCCCTGAGGTGCTCTCATCCCTCGACGCCACGATGTCCTTCCCCCCGCACTCCAAGAAGTACGTGAAGGCAGACACCACACGCATGTTCGTCAGACGCGGGTTCGACGGAGGAATCTTCTCTTATCTGGGTCTGGTCGAGGCTGACGTCGAAGCGCTCGAGTCCATCCCCGACACTCATTATCCCGGCGTGATGCCGGCCTGGGACAACACCCCGCGTCGAGGGCTCAGGGGCCACCTCTGGATCGAATCGAACCCCTTCACCTTCCGTCGATGGCTCTTGGCAGCAGCAGTGGCGGTGCAGGATCGCCCTCACGACGACCGCATCGTCTTCGTCAACGCCTGGAACGAGTGGGCCGAGGGGGCCATCCTGGAGCCCAGCACAGACGCCGGCACGGCGAATCTCGACGCCGTCAGGGACATCGTCGGATCACGAGATCGCATTCAGTCCTTCACTGTGCAGGCGACCACTGATTGA
- a CDS encoding DUF3800 domain-containing protein: MFVDESGTHGHDAHAFVLGGLALHENDAAQLQSVLDELVIKHLGRVPVNLEEYELHANEMRNAKKPKGSAQGRTRIWATVPRHTRLTLLEEAYASLATFTPATPEEEPWLFGVVLDRRFRTSSSPLQRERFAYEVLLNKFDVMLKRLRVDDDQPNRGLVIHDRRVVAEADIQSWVTEWRAAAGDVGQLRNLADVPLFTDSRATRLLQAADLVTYALYRRYATTPDTRYFDLLWPRFHRDRDGTIHGLVHYTPSFGQGMCTCEACTARTP; the protein is encoded by the coding sequence ATGTTTGTCGACGAATCGGGCACTCACGGTCATGACGCCCATGCCTTCGTTCTCGGCGGGCTGGCGCTGCATGAGAATGACGCAGCTCAGCTTCAGTCGGTGCTCGACGAGCTGGTGATCAAGCACCTCGGCCGCGTCCCGGTCAACCTGGAGGAATACGAACTCCACGCGAACGAGATGAGAAACGCCAAGAAGCCCAAGGGGAGCGCTCAAGGACGGACGCGAATCTGGGCGACGGTACCTCGCCACACGCGTCTGACCCTGCTTGAAGAGGCCTACGCGTCGCTCGCCACGTTCACGCCGGCAACTCCTGAGGAGGAGCCTTGGCTGTTCGGCGTCGTGCTGGATCGACGCTTTCGCACCAGCAGCAGCCCGCTGCAGCGCGAGCGATTCGCTTATGAGGTCCTTCTCAACAAGTTCGACGTCATGTTGAAGAGGCTCCGGGTCGATGACGACCAGCCAAATCGCGGCCTGGTCATCCACGACCGACGCGTCGTCGCAGAGGCCGACATTCAATCCTGGGTCACCGAATGGCGTGCGGCAGCCGGGGACGTGGGTCAGTTGAGGAACCTGGCCGACGTCCCGCTCTTCACCGATTCACGCGCAACCCGGCTGTTGCAAGCGGCCGATCTCGTGACCTACGCGCTCTACCGGCGGTACGCGACCACCCCCGATACGAGATACTTCGATCTCCTGTGGCCACGATTTCACCGGGACCGCGACGGGACAATCCACGGACTTGTTCACTACACACCGAGCTTTGGCCAGGGCATGTGCACATGCGAGGCATGCACAGCCCGGACCCCCTGA
- a CDS encoding NADP-dependent isocitrate dehydrogenase has translation MEKIKVKNPIVELDGDEMTRIIWQFIKDRLIHPYLDVDLKYYDLGIENRDATDDQVTVDAANAIKEYGVGVKCATITPDEARVEEFGLKEMWKSPNGTIRNILGGVIFREPIIMSNVPRLVPGWTKPIIIGRHAHADQYKSQNFKVPGAGKVEISYTPADGGEKQVYEVAEFPESGGVAMGMYNYNKSIEDFARASLNYGLERNVPVYLSTKNTILKAYDGAFKDIFQDVFDREFKAQFDERGLTYEHRLIDDMVASALKWEGGYVWACKNYDGDVQSDIVAQGFGSLGLMTSVLMTPDGKTVEAEAAHGTVTRHYRQHQQGKETSTNPIASIFAWTRGLAKRGELDETPEVTKFAETLERVCIETVESGKMTKDLALLIGKDQPYLNTQDFLAAIDENLSKAMAA, from the coding sequence ATGGAGAAGATCAAGGTCAAGAACCCCATCGTCGAGCTCGACGGTGACGAGATGACGCGCATCATCTGGCAGTTCATCAAGGACCGCCTGATCCACCCGTACCTCGACGTCGACCTCAAGTACTACGACCTCGGCATCGAGAACCGCGACGCCACGGACGACCAGGTCACCGTCGACGCGGCGAACGCGATCAAGGAGTACGGCGTCGGCGTCAAGTGCGCCACCATCACGCCCGACGAGGCGCGCGTCGAGGAGTTCGGCCTCAAGGAGATGTGGAAGAGCCCGAACGGCACGATCCGCAACATCCTCGGCGGCGTCATCTTCCGTGAGCCGATCATCATGAGCAACGTGCCGCGCCTCGTGCCGGGCTGGACGAAGCCGATCATCATCGGTCGCCACGCTCACGCCGACCAGTACAAGTCGCAGAACTTCAAGGTTCCCGGCGCCGGCAAGGTCGAGATCTCCTACACGCCCGCCGACGGTGGCGAGAAGCAGGTCTACGAGGTCGCCGAGTTCCCCGAGTCGGGTGGCGTCGCGATGGGCATGTACAACTACAACAAGTCGATCGAGGACTTCGCTCGCGCGTCGCTCAACTACGGTCTCGAGCGCAACGTGCCCGTGTACCTGTCGACGAAGAACACGATCCTCAAGGCGTACGACGGCGCGTTCAAGGACATCTTCCAGGACGTCTTCGACCGCGAGTTCAAGGCTCAGTTCGACGAGCGCGGCCTCACCTACGAGCACCGTCTCATCGACGACATGGTCGCCTCCGCGCTCAAGTGGGAGGGCGGCTACGTCTGGGCGTGCAAGAACTACGACGGTGACGTGCAGTCCGACATCGTCGCGCAGGGCTTCGGCTCGCTCGGCCTCATGACGTCGGTCCTCATGACGCCGGACGGCAAGACCGTCGAGGCCGAGGCTGCGCATGGCACGGTGACGCGTCACTACCGTCAGCACCAGCAGGGCAAGGAGACGTCGACCAACCCGATCGCGTCGATCTTCGCCTGGACGCGTGGCCTCGCCAAGCGTGGCGAGCTCGACGAGACGCCCGAGGTGACGAAGTTCGCCGAGACGCTCGAGCGCGTCTGCATCGAGACCGTCGAGAGCGGCAAGATGACGAAGGACCTGGCCCTGCTCATCGGCAAGGACCAGCCCTACCTCAACACGCAGGACTTCCTCGCCGCCATCGACGAGAACCTCAGCAAGGCCATGGCTGCCTGA
- a CDS encoding NUDIX domain-containing protein, whose translation MTQFAETYLGRLRALVGSQLILMPGAQVVLFDAGSHVLMQRRADSGQWEFPSGSAERGQSFADIAITELAEEAGVLVREDELEPFACLSDPKVTHLRYSNGDQVQAFALCFVVRVAQRPPAWGADGEAAEHTWWPLAGLPTSLDRTAGATAAHLRAYLRSGSFQVG comes from the coding sequence ATGACCCAATTCGCCGAGACGTACCTCGGACGCTTGCGCGCCCTCGTGGGGTCCCAGCTCATCCTGATGCCTGGCGCCCAGGTGGTTCTGTTTGATGCGGGTAGCCACGTTCTGATGCAGCGACGCGCCGATTCAGGCCAGTGGGAGTTTCCGTCCGGTTCAGCCGAGCGTGGGCAATCTTTCGCCGACATCGCGATCACAGAACTGGCCGAGGAGGCCGGGGTGCTCGTGCGAGAGGACGAGCTCGAGCCCTTTGCCTGCCTGTCCGATCCGAAGGTCACGCATCTTCGTTACTCCAATGGCGACCAGGTGCAGGCGTTCGCCTTGTGCTTTGTTGTGCGCGTAGCACAGCGTCCGCCGGCCTGGGGCGCGGACGGTGAAGCCGCAGAGCACACGTGGTGGCCGCTGGCCGGCCTCCCCACCTCTCTTGACCGGACTGCAGGGGCAACAGCAGCGCACCTGCGCGCATATCTGCGCAGCGGCTCTTTCCAAGTGGGGTAG
- a CDS encoding HAD-IIA family hydrolase has translation MSNHHAVECWLTDMDGVLVHEERAIPGASEFLQALQETGRRFLVLTNNSIYTPRDLRARLLASGIDVPEEAIWTSALATAQFLADQRAGGSAYVVGEAGLTTALHNVGYTMTERDPDYVVLGETRTYSFTAITRAIRLIEGGARFIATNPDVTGPSTEGPLPATGSIAALITAATGVKPYYVGKPNPLMMRSALNRIDAHSESTVMIGDRLDTDVRSGLEAGLRSILVLTGSTRPDQVDRYPFVPTRICDSIADVVPLVHELAPHPDDDVMGYGSHDEAV, from the coding sequence ATGAGCAACCACCACGCAGTGGAGTGCTGGCTGACGGACATGGATGGCGTTCTCGTGCATGAGGAGCGCGCCATTCCGGGGGCTTCGGAGTTCTTGCAGGCGTTGCAGGAGACGGGGCGTCGCTTCCTCGTGCTCACGAACAACTCGATCTACACGCCGCGCGATCTGCGCGCGCGGTTGCTCGCGTCGGGCATCGACGTGCCGGAGGAGGCGATCTGGACGTCGGCGCTCGCGACGGCGCAGTTCCTCGCCGATCAGCGCGCCGGTGGCAGCGCGTACGTCGTCGGTGAGGCGGGGCTGACGACGGCGCTCCATAACGTCGGCTACACGATGACGGAGCGAGACCCCGACTACGTCGTGCTGGGGGAGACGCGCACGTATTCGTTCACGGCGATCACGCGTGCGATCCGTCTCATCGAGGGTGGCGCGCGGTTCATCGCGACGAACCCGGACGTCACGGGCCCGAGCACGGAGGGGCCGTTGCCGGCGACGGGGTCGATCGCGGCGCTCATCACGGCGGCGACGGGCGTCAAGCCGTACTACGTCGGCAAGCCGAATCCGCTCATGATGCGCAGCGCGCTCAACCGCATCGATGCGCACTCGGAGTCGACGGTGATGATCGGTGACCGCCTCGACACGGACGTGCGCAGCGGCCTCGAAGCGGGGCTGCGCAGCATTCTCGTGCTGACCGGTTCGACGAGGCCCGATCAGGTCGACCGGTACCCATTCGTGCCGACGCGCATCTGCGATTCGATCGCCGACGTAGTACCGCTTGTCCACGAGCTCGCGCCGCACCCCGACGACGACGTCATGGGGTACGGCTCGCACGACGAGGCCGTATGA